In Peribacillus sp. FSL H8-0477, one DNA window encodes the following:
- a CDS encoding GIY-YIG nuclease family protein, which produces MEKNEHFFYVLKCRDHTYYAGYTNNVSKRVRVHNEGKGAKYTRGRTPVELVHVEGFPTKTEAMQAEYRFKQLSRIQKEKIILKEK; this is translated from the coding sequence ATGGAGAAGAATGAACATTTTTTTTATGTATTGAAATGTAGAGATCATACTTATTATGCTGGATACACGAATAATGTCAGCAAACGAGTAAGAGTTCATAACGAAGGCAAGGGAGCAAAATATACCCGCGGACGTACGCCGGTTGAACTCGTTCATGTTGAAGGATTTCCAACAAAAACAGAAGCAATGCAAGCTGAGTATCGATTTAAACAATTATCGAGAATCCAAAAAGAAAAAATTATTTTGAAGGAGAAGTGA
- a CDS encoding tRNA1(Val) (adenine(37)-N6)-methyltransferase — MVELVGDERLDYLLAEQMRIIQSPSVFSFSLDAVLLSKFVSVPIQKGKIVDLCSGNGVIPLLLSTRTKGNIIGVEIQERLFNMAERSIRYNKLEEQISMRHSDIKDIAKEIGYSKYDVVTCNPPYFPTPSQEEINKNEHFAIARHEILCSLEDVVQTSSKLLRQGGKAAFVHRPGRLMDILSSMRANRIEPKRIQFVYPKPGKEANMLLIEGIKDGSPDLKVLPPLFVYDGQEYTPEVKRILYGEE, encoded by the coding sequence GTGGTTGAATTAGTTGGAGATGAACGTCTGGACTACCTCTTAGCAGAACAAATGAGAATTATCCAGAGTCCGTCTGTTTTTTCTTTTTCATTAGATGCCGTTTTATTATCAAAATTCGTCAGTGTTCCAATACAAAAAGGAAAAATAGTCGATTTATGTTCAGGAAATGGAGTTATTCCACTGTTATTGAGTACGAGGACAAAAGGTAATATTATAGGTGTAGAGATACAAGAGCGGTTATTTAATATGGCAGAACGCAGTATTCGCTATAACAAACTTGAAGAACAAATTAGCATGCGTCATAGTGATATAAAAGATATCGCTAAGGAAATTGGGTATAGCAAGTATGATGTTGTGACGTGCAACCCCCCTTATTTCCCAACGCCATCGCAGGAAGAGATAAATAAAAATGAGCATTTTGCAATTGCTCGTCATGAAATCCTTTGTTCATTAGAAGATGTAGTTCAGACGAGTTCAAAGCTTCTTAGACAGGGCGGAAAAGCAGCGTTTGTTCATCGCCCAGGCAGGCTGATGGACATCCTGAGTTCAATGAGAGCAAATCGAATCGAACCCAAGCGTATTCAATTTGTTTATCCTAAACCCGGAAAAGAAGCGAATATGCTGTTAATTGAAGGGATTAAAGATGGAAGTCCAGATTTGAAAGTCCTGCCCCCATTATTTGTGTATGATGGTCAGGAATATACACCTGAAGTAAAAAGGATTTTATATGGAGAAGAATGA
- the yabA gene encoding DNA replication initiation control protein YabA: protein MDKKEIFESVTNMEAQIGQLYTQLGELKQHLAEVLEENQGLKIENEHLRSRFGTVTQKNIKEKGKTKNPKAESIDKALDIGEGYDNLARIYQEGFHICNLHFGSLRKEGDCLFCLSFLNKK from the coding sequence GTGGATAAAAAAGAAATTTTTGAGTCAGTTACAAATATGGAGGCTCAAATTGGTCAATTATACACTCAACTTGGCGAATTAAAGCAGCATTTAGCAGAAGTGCTGGAAGAAAATCAGGGATTAAAGATTGAAAATGAACATTTAAGATCTCGATTTGGCACTGTTACACAAAAAAACATAAAAGAAAAAGGTAAAACTAAGAACCCGAAAGCCGAAAGCATAGATAAGGCTTTGGACATAGGGGAAGGTTACGATAATTTGGCCCGTATCTATCAAGAGGGCTTCCATATTTGTAATCTTCACTTTGGTAGTCTTCGTAAAGAAGGCGATTGTCTTTTCTGTTTATCTTTTTTAAATAAAAAATAA